In Syntrophorhabdaceae bacterium, a genomic segment contains:
- a CDS encoding polyprenol monophosphomannose synthase, with the protein MNTIIVLPTYNEAENLEQLIKEILELHPAFGIIVVDDNSPDGTGEIADAISARDSRVSVVHRPGKLGLGTAYVRGFQEALAKGADLIFEMDADFSHDVKYLKDFVDAADNADLIIGSRYVNGVRVEGWRFRRLLLSKLANMYVSYVLVKPIWDFTAGFRCYRRKLLESIDFSKIKSDGYAFQIEMTYLAFKHGFTVLEIPITFRERKRGATKISRGVVWEALWLTLRCRAPLMQILRHGSFLFKDYRHFVEMNQSGSGKDA; encoded by the coding sequence AGCTTATTAAGGAAATATTAGAATTACATCCCGCGTTTGGCATCATCGTGGTAGATGACAACTCCCCTGATGGCACAGGCGAAATTGCGGATGCAATCTCGGCCCGGGACTCAAGGGTCAGCGTGGTTCATAGGCCGGGTAAATTAGGCCTTGGCACTGCGTATGTAAGAGGGTTTCAGGAAGCACTTGCAAAGGGCGCCGATTTGATCTTTGAGATGGATGCCGATTTCTCCCACGATGTGAAGTATCTCAAGGACTTTGTCGATGCGGCAGACAACGCCGATCTTATTATCGGAAGCAGGTATGTAAACGGGGTCCGAGTTGAGGGTTGGCGGTTTCGAAGGCTGCTGCTCAGTAAACTGGCAAACATGTATGTCTCATATGTTTTGGTCAAGCCCATTTGGGATTTTACGGCAGGTTTCCGGTGTTACCGCAGAAAGCTCCTGGAAAGCATCGACTTCAGCAAAATCAAATCAGACGGTTATGCCTTCCAGATAGAAATGACCTATCTCGCTTTTAAACATGGGTTTACCGTGCTTGAGATCCCCATAACATTTCGGGAAAGAAAGCGCGGCGCAACCAAGATCTCGCGCGGGGTCGTATGGGAAGCCCTCTGGCTCACCTTGAGGTGCAGAGCTCCCCTGATGCAAATTTTGCGACACGGTTCATTCCTTTTCAAAGATTACCGGCACTTCGTTGAGATGAACCAATCGGGGTCCGGAAAAGATGCTTGA
- a CDS encoding polyprenyl synthetase family protein: MKEALLYFNETKDYFETRLAQYMACDEPLLTTLEESIKYSLYSGGKRIRPLFAFIVGDMFGVPRERLVSLACALEMIHTASLIMDDLPHMDNAKVRRGRPANHVVYGQDVAALASIGLLTRAYEIVLEDPDLPDHKKTLVVGKLANVVGINGLVGGQFVDLKFASETMQYPTLEYIHNHKTAALFVASGTAAAIIGDASGEQIKALEEYASNLGFAFQILDDLLDATGTVEEVGKSLQKDKGNFVLLYGLDKCRLLVEDYTNRAIDAIKIFQGRNDRLIILGQMLLKRKS, encoded by the coding sequence ATGAAAGAGGCCTTGTTATACTTCAACGAGACCAAAGATTATTTCGAGACCAGATTGGCGCAGTACATGGCATGTGATGAACCCCTGCTCACCACCCTTGAGGAATCGATCAAATATTCATTGTATTCGGGCGGAAAAAGGATACGGCCACTTTTCGCTTTTATCGTGGGCGATATGTTCGGCGTACCCAGGGAACGGCTCGTCTCCCTGGCGTGTGCCCTCGAGATGATCCACACGGCCTCACTCATTATGGATGACCTGCCTCATATGGATAATGCAAAGGTCAGGAGGGGACGCCCGGCTAACCATGTGGTGTACGGGCAGGACGTTGCAGCACTCGCCAGCATCGGCCTTCTCACCAGGGCCTACGAAATAGTCCTCGAAGATCCAGATCTTCCTGACCACAAGAAAACGCTCGTTGTCGGAAAACTCGCCAACGTGGTCGGTATTAACGGGCTCGTGGGCGGCCAGTTTGTGGACCTCAAATTCGCCAGTGAAACCATGCAGTATCCGACTCTTGAGTACATACATAACCATAAGACTGCGGCGCTTTTTGTGGCCTCGGGCACGGCCGCTGCAATCATAGGAGATGCATCCGGAGAGCAAATAAAGGCGTTGGAGGAATACGCAAGTAATCTCGGATTCGCCTTCCAAATCCTGGACGACCTGTTGGATGCCACCGGCACGGTCGAAGAGGTTGGCAAATCTCTTCAAAAGGATAAAGGAAACTTTGTGCTCCTGTATGGTTTGGACAAATGCAGACTACTGGTTGAAGACTATACGAATCGCGCAATTGATGCGATCAAGATCTTTCAAGGCAGGAATGATAGACTGATAATTCTGGGACAGATGCTATTGAAAAGAAAATCATGA
- a CDS encoding UbiA family prenyltransferase, with product MLKRNRLISGFIQFANRYFGWRGWAVLTYNSVIENVFLFFYIALQKKLSGKWFLFYFFTFFLFSAASTTYGYLVNDFADKELDLFHGKDNTFVSDSKTKAAFVVLLSLFLSIVFGMFFVRENFFLGLWICWALVATFYSLKPIRLKEKGKIGLFCVVIAQRVLPTLLIFAAFQYFRPPDVILFTIYIFFRGLSSDLNHQLEDYEKDADTGTGTYTVQAGFQKARKFFRFSLEAEKALLFICLINMCVQTGSLKSNPASFLFPLFAVYVVLYGLSWWQIVRHKGNVDVNPYVRGSRNVFHFIHHTFPSVLLPLYLLVLLALRDWTFAVPLLFLAVYRKLYSIELIQKSLSSLRIQPKTP from the coding sequence ATGCTGAAGAGAAATAGGCTGATATCGGGCTTCATCCAATTCGCAAACCGTTACTTCGGGTGGCGAGGGTGGGCAGTCCTTACCTATAATTCCGTTATAGAAAACGTCTTTCTCTTTTTCTACATAGCCTTGCAGAAAAAACTTTCGGGAAAATGGTTCCTTTTTTATTTCTTCACATTCTTTCTGTTCAGCGCGGCTTCCACGACGTATGGCTATCTCGTAAATGATTTTGCCGATAAAGAGTTGGACCTGTTTCACGGGAAAGATAATACTTTCGTGTCAGACTCGAAAACAAAAGCAGCCTTCGTCGTCCTTCTGTCCCTGTTCTTGAGCATAGTGTTTGGTATGTTCTTTGTGCGAGAAAACTTCTTTCTCGGTCTGTGGATATGTTGGGCTCTGGTTGCCACCTTCTATTCGCTCAAACCTATCCGATTGAAAGAGAAAGGCAAGATTGGACTATTCTGTGTGGTAATAGCCCAAAGGGTCCTCCCAACGCTTCTCATATTTGCGGCATTCCAATATTTTCGTCCGCCGGACGTAATCCTTTTCACGATATACATATTCTTTAGAGGGCTTTCCTCGGATCTTAATCACCAGTTGGAAGATTATGAAAAAGATGCAGACACTGGAACAGGCACGTACACCGTTCAAGCCGGATTTCAGAAGGCCAGAAAGTTTTTCCGTTTTTCCCTGGAAGCCGAGAAGGCCCTGCTCTTCATATGCCTTATCAATATGTGCGTACAGACAGGATCTCTTAAATCGAATCCCGCCTCATTTCTCTTCCCTCTCTTCGCTGTCTATGTTGTGCTCTATGGGCTCAGTTGGTGGCAAATCGTACGGCACAAAGGCAATGTGGACGTGAACCCATATGTTCGCGGCTCAAGAAATGTGTTCCACTTCATTCACCATACGTTCCCGTCCGTGCTTCTGCCTCTTTACCTGCTTGTGTTGCTGGCCTTAAGAGATTGGACGTTCGCCGTACCTCTATTGTTTCTCGCGGTCTATCGCAAACTATACTCAATAGAGCTGATTCAAAAGAGTCTCTCCTCTTTACGAATACAACCCAAAACCCCCTGA
- a CDS encoding class I SAM-dependent methyltransferase translates to MFITSTWHQYFSHYDEGLGTTYERFILHRYFEKLHSAYDIQSVLEMPSFGMTGISGINSIWWAKKGARVTVADADNKRIAMINKVWQNLGIEADFIYQKDNYSRLPFKDRSFDLSWNFASLWFVKELEEFLRELVRVTRRAIFICVPNRSNIASIIAFEAKKHAHVFPNNIRPDRIKGIIRNAGWRSVDQGFFDAPPWPDIAMKKEDLLRKAGLGFLATRLENKRSDTTCILDYYGGKNKGMEEDVLKYAFLEQLPDLFKQFWAHHRYFIFAPP, encoded by the coding sequence TTGTTTATCACCTCCACATGGCACCAATATTTTTCTCACTATGACGAAGGGCTCGGTACCACTTACGAGCGCTTTATTTTGCACCGTTACTTTGAAAAACTCCACAGCGCATATGATATTCAAAGTGTGCTGGAGATGCCATCGTTCGGCATGACGGGGATTTCTGGCATCAATAGTATCTGGTGGGCCAAAAAGGGGGCCAGAGTGACTGTGGCAGACGCCGACAATAAGCGGATCGCCATGATCAACAAGGTCTGGCAGAACCTTGGCATCGAGGCCGATTTCATCTATCAGAAGGATAATTACTCCAGGCTTCCGTTCAAAGACCGCTCCTTTGATTTAAGCTGGAATTTTGCTTCGCTCTGGTTTGTGAAAGAACTCGAAGAATTCTTAAGAGAACTTGTAAGAGTGACCAGGCGAGCGATCTTTATCTGTGTGCCTAACAGATCAAATATTGCCTCAATAATTGCATTTGAAGCGAAAAAGCATGCCCACGTTTTCCCAAATAATATTCGACCGGACAGGATCAAAGGAATCATCCGTAATGCAGGATGGCGCTCAGTTGATCAAGGATTCTTTGATGCTCCACCGTGGCCCGATATTGCAATGAAAAAGGAAGACCTCCTGCGCAAGGCTGGTCTCGGGTTTCTCGCCACGCGACTTGAAAACAAAAGAAGTGACACCACCTGCATACTCGATTATTACGGCGGCAAGAACAAGGGCATGGAAGAGGATGTCCTCAAATATGCCTTTTTGGAACAGTTGCCGGACCTCTTCAAGCAATTCTGGGCGCATCATCGATATTTCATCTTTGCTCCTCCATAG
- a CDS encoding glycosyltransferase has protein sequence MLDLSIGIMAYNEEANIGHLLESVMNQEFAHGRLKEIFVVASGCSDGTEDVVRGFERKDKRIKLLVQKDREGKASAINLFLSKATGNILILESGDTIPEPGTLDRLTAPFSDERVGMTGAHPAPVNSAETFIGFSVNLMWTLHHKIALETPKLGELVAFREVVKQIPRDTAVDEASIEAIIRKAGYELRYVPQAIVRNKGPENIKDLLKQRRRIAAGHKHLMREEGYEVSTMDPKNILKILLRQHSWRVKDTLWTIGAIGLEMLGRVLGYYDFYVKKRNPFIWDMASSTKKLN, from the coding sequence ATGCTTGACCTATCGATCGGGATTATGGCGTATAACGAAGAGGCCAACATCGGCCATTTGCTGGAATCCGTCATGAATCAGGAATTTGCCCATGGCCGCCTGAAGGAAATCTTTGTGGTTGCAAGCGGCTGTTCTGACGGCACAGAAGATGTTGTGAGAGGTTTCGAAAGAAAAGACAAACGCATCAAACTTCTGGTCCAGAAGGACAGGGAGGGTAAGGCCTCGGCCATCAATCTCTTCTTATCAAAGGCCACGGGCAATATCTTAATCTTAGAGAGCGGAGACACTATTCCTGAACCTGGGACGCTTGACCGGCTCACGGCGCCCTTCAGTGATGAACGTGTCGGTATGACAGGCGCACATCCGGCCCCAGTCAACAGCGCCGAGACTTTCATCGGATTTTCCGTGAACCTCATGTGGACGCTCCATCACAAAATTGCGCTCGAAACGCCCAAGCTGGGTGAGCTGGTCGCCTTTCGGGAAGTGGTCAAACAGATCCCGCGGGACACAGCCGTCGATGAGGCAAGTATAGAAGCGATAATACGCAAAGCCGGCTACGAGCTTCGCTACGTGCCTCAAGCGATCGTCCGCAACAAGGGTCCCGAAAACATAAAAGACTTGCTGAAACAAAGGAGACGTATTGCTGCCGGCCATAAGCATTTGATGCGCGAAGAGGGGTACGAGGTGAGTACCATGGACCCGAAAAACATCCTGAAAATCCTCCTTCGGCAGCATTCATGGCGCGTGAAAGACACCCTGTGGACCATCGGCGCCATAGGACTGGAGATGCTCGGCAGAGTCCTCGGATATTATGATTTCTATGTAAAGAAGAGAAACCCCTTCATCTGGGACATGGCTTCCTCCACAAAGAAACTCAATTAG
- a CDS encoding glycosyl hydrolase — MKIISIFQHGTKRTFLAAFWAFLVALWAVECPAFFGAKFEPPDGKTLHCAQAEVRPKSTKLISVDWSGLEEYVEASGKRPKLIMHYISFDERAFALLKPTIAEISQKKFDYIPQIGLDFYIYGEPADILRPVDITQKIAQGAYDDHIHVLAEMFKNMGTPAFIRPGYEFGGSGHGRFASKTYWAQAWRRIYDIFQQDDAKNVAFVWNTLDAADFIDYYPGDDCVDWWGINVFINHADRDTFINDFIREAKAHKKPVMIAESTPRYVGSVGGREAWVNWYQPYFNLIYRYPHVKAFCYINASWEGYPDQSFASDCRIQNNQIVLERYRTVLSDKNFIHAEEK; from the coding sequence ATGAAAATCATATCAATCTTTCAGCATGGAACCAAACGAACGTTCCTCGCCGCCTTTTGGGCATTCCTTGTCGCACTGTGGGCCGTGGAGTGCCCTGCTTTCTTCGGAGCAAAATTCGAACCGCCCGACGGTAAGACATTACACTGTGCCCAGGCCGAAGTGCGACCGAAGAGCACCAAACTGATCAGCGTAGATTGGTCGGGGCTCGAAGAATACGTGGAGGCAAGCGGTAAAAGGCCGAAGCTTATCATGCATTACATTTCTTTTGATGAGCGGGCATTTGCCCTGCTCAAGCCCACTATCGCGGAAATCTCCCAAAAGAAGTTCGACTATATCCCTCAGATAGGACTCGATTTCTACATTTACGGCGAGCCCGCCGATATATTAAGGCCGGTCGATATCACGCAAAAGATCGCTCAAGGTGCCTATGACGATCATATTCATGTGCTTGCCGAAATGTTTAAGAACATGGGCACACCCGCATTCATACGTCCCGGTTATGAATTCGGCGGCAGCGGACACGGAAGGTTCGCTTCTAAAACTTACTGGGCGCAGGCATGGCGCAGGATATACGACATCTTTCAGCAGGACGATGCAAAAAATGTGGCTTTTGTCTGGAATACTCTCGATGCCGCAGACTTCATAGACTATTACCCCGGGGATGATTGCGTGGATTGGTGGGGCATAAACGTCTTCATCAATCATGCAGATCGGGATACCTTTATCAATGACTTTATCCGTGAAGCCAAGGCGCATAAAAAGCCGGTAATGATAGCCGAATCCACACCCCGGTATGTGGGCTCTGTAGGAGGACGAGAGGCCTGGGTGAACTGGTATCAACCGTATTTCAATCTCATTTACAGGTATCCCCATGTTAAGGCGTTCTGTTACATAAATGCTTCATGGGAGGGCTACCCGGATCAAAGCTTTGCCTCCGATTGCCGCATCCAAAACAATCAGATCGTTTTGGAAAGATATCGGACAGTTCTGTCCGACAAGAATTTCATCCATGCTGAAGAGAAATAG
- a CDS encoding radical SAM protein, with protein sequence MNLTLSVSYTCNSHCKTCNIHERKARELSLNEWQRVFESLGKSPFWITMSGGEPFLRKDLPELVRSLYDRCSPALINIPTNGLLADRIIESVKEIALYCEDAEIVINVSVDEVREKHDAIRGVAGSYEKALKTFHALKDLRLNNLSVGIHTVISRFNVDRIPDVYSELRTLNPDSYITEIAEEREELRTINSAITPAYESYARAVDYLIEKLKRDRFNKIGRITRAFRIEYYEMVKKVLSKRRPVIPCYAGFASAQVAPDGDVWMCCVKAESAGNLREFDYDFEKLWFSDRAQLLRQDIRKRKCYCPLANASYTSMLHSIGSLSRVGWNYLRMH encoded by the coding sequence ATGAACCTGACGCTGAGCGTGAGCTACACGTGCAACTCCCATTGCAAGACCTGCAACATCCACGAAAGGAAAGCCCGGGAGCTCTCGCTTAACGAGTGGCAAAGAGTTTTTGAGAGCCTGGGCAAAAGCCCATTCTGGATCACGATGAGCGGCGGCGAGCCCTTTCTTCGAAAAGACCTTCCGGAGTTGGTCCGTTCTCTCTACGACCGGTGCAGTCCCGCGCTCATTAATATTCCGACGAACGGTCTTCTGGCGGATAGAATCATTGAAAGTGTCAAGGAGATAGCTCTTTATTGTGAAGACGCCGAAATAGTGATTAATGTGTCGGTCGACGAGGTCCGTGAGAAGCACGATGCAATCCGCGGGGTCGCAGGCAGTTATGAAAAAGCCTTGAAGACCTTTCATGCGCTGAAAGACCTCCGCCTAAATAATCTGTCCGTAGGTATTCATACGGTGATATCACGATTTAACGTCGACCGAATTCCCGACGTATACAGTGAGCTGCGTACCCTGAATCCGGATTCTTACATTACGGAGATTGCAGAGGAACGGGAGGAATTGCGTACGATAAATTCTGCCATTACGCCCGCGTACGAATCATATGCACGTGCCGTCGACTATTTGATAGAAAAGTTGAAGCGTGACCGATTCAACAAGATCGGCCGTATAACCCGCGCTTTTCGCATCGAGTATTACGAGATGGTCAAGAAGGTTCTGTCAAAGCGCCGTCCCGTCATCCCCTGTTACGCAGGCTTTGCGTCTGCCCAGGTGGCTCCGGATGGTGATGTCTGGATGTGCTGCGTGAAAGCGGAATCGGCGGGAAACTTAAGAGAATTCGATTATGACTTCGAGAAACTCTGGTTCTCAGACAGGGCGCAACTGCTTCGTCAGGACATTCGAAAGAGAAAGTGTTACTGCCCATTGGCGAACGCCAGCTATACGAGTATGTTACACAGTATCGGCAGCCTGTCTCGCGTGGGATGGAATTACTTGAGGATGCACTGA
- a CDS encoding glycosyltransferase yields the protein MVSVIIPSYNSEKTIERCLDSLTDQTYRDNYELILVDSSNDGTPHIVMNDYKDQVSLIHLDQKTDPGTARNIGLDAAKGDLIAFIDSDCTAARDWLERITEAHDSSYRVVGGAVRNGNDRDDLVARAGYLAEFREFLPEMQRREVMHIPTCNISYKKGVFLQFGRFQGKYYPQEDLVYNYHLWKAGEKILLDPRIQIYHTHRSGLKDFLNHQNRIGTVTSRVLKELPLQGSFIAKRPLLAVILWPFLLAVKYAKTVSVFLRYQPDTIREQVSVLPLLLLGLMFWAFGFVRGACKEGSL from the coding sequence ATGGTATCCGTTATCATTCCTTCCTACAATTCTGAAAAGACCATTGAGCGGTGTCTCGATTCTCTCACCGATCAGACATATCGTGACAATTATGAGCTTATACTCGTCGATAGCTCGAACGATGGGACACCACACATCGTTATGAACGATTATAAAGATCAGGTCAGTCTCATCCATTTGGATCAGAAGACGGATCCCGGGACAGCGCGTAATATAGGTCTCGACGCTGCCAAAGGAGACCTCATAGCATTTATCGATTCCGACTGCACGGCGGCGAGGGACTGGCTTGAGAGGATTACCGAGGCTCACGATTCGTCCTACAGGGTCGTAGGTGGCGCGGTGAGAAACGGTAACGATCGGGACGACCTCGTGGCGAGGGCAGGATATTTGGCGGAATTCAGGGAATTTCTACCCGAGATGCAAAGACGTGAGGTGATGCATATCCCCACATGCAACATCTCATACAAGAAAGGAGTCTTTCTCCAGTTCGGACGATTTCAGGGTAAATATTACCCTCAGGAAGACCTTGTCTACAATTATCATCTGTGGAAAGCAGGGGAAAAAATCCTTTTGGACCCTCGTATCCAGATATATCATACGCATCGCTCCGGACTTAAAGACTTCCTTAATCATCAAAATAGAATAGGTACCGTCACTTCAAGGGTGCTTAAGGAATTGCCGCTACAGGGGTCGTTTATTGCAAAGCGTCCCCTTCTTGCCGTCATTCTTTGGCCATTTTTGCTTGCGGTAAAATACGCCAAGACCGTGTCTGTTTTTCTGCGATATCAGCCCGATACCATCAGAGAACAGGTTTCCGTGTTACCGCTTCTTTTACTGGGCCTCATGTTTTGGGCGTTCGGTTTTGTCCGCGGTGCATGCAAAGAGGGGTCGCTGTGA
- a CDS encoding NAD(P)-dependent oxidoreductase, with amino-acid sequence MEGGHVLMTGATGFIGSHMANRLLEEKLSLVAVAAKDSNYKNVEEMRSKGVILIKGSFYDRECMDRIFDDFPIRKVIHVAALRGGGSGTDEEYYAINVRGTETLLELSQKHNVDKFLFVSSVGVTGTIPYVLPGTTSHKFNGDNAYHRSKVLAEQRVNECITEGLNAYIIRPTITYGPGDTGFPRTLVELVRKRMLFLPAYDVRIHLLDVAALADLVVKMVKIDVPQQRTFIAADESPVLLKDLVNQIYDHYYHRGYPSFLKLPSSAYKALALCAQAAHNEKWLTRFLLISRNWYYDISATIQAFSFVPARTSDSFVKNMCN; translated from the coding sequence ATGGAAGGTGGTCACGTGCTCATGACGGGAGCAACAGGCTTTATCGGGTCACATATGGCGAACAGATTATTGGAAGAGAAGCTGAGCCTTGTAGCGGTGGCCGCCAAAGACAGTAACTACAAGAACGTTGAAGAGATGAGAAGTAAGGGCGTTATTCTCATAAAAGGTTCATTTTATGACAGAGAGTGCATGGATCGTATATTTGATGACTTCCCGATACGAAAGGTGATCCATGTAGCGGCTCTCCGCGGCGGAGGCAGCGGAACCGACGAAGAGTATTACGCAATAAATGTCCGGGGCACAGAGACGTTGCTTGAGCTATCTCAAAAACACAACGTGGACAAGTTCCTGTTCGTGAGCTCTGTGGGGGTGACGGGTACCATACCTTACGTCCTCCCTGGCACCACATCGCACAAGTTTAACGGGGACAACGCATATCACAGATCAAAGGTGCTGGCCGAACAAAGAGTAAACGAGTGTATCACCGAGGGGCTCAACGCATACATCATTCGGCCGACCATAACATACGGCCCGGGCGATACCGGTTTCCCGAGAACTCTGGTGGAGCTGGTAAGAAAAAGAATGCTGTTCTTGCCCGCTTACGACGTGAGGATCCATTTGTTGGATGTGGCTGCGCTTGCCGATCTCGTGGTAAAAATGGTGAAAATTGATGTGCCCCAACAAAGAACGTTCATCGCTGCCGACGAATCACCGGTCTTATTAAAGGATCTGGTAAACCAGATATATGATCACTACTATCACAGGGGATATCCCTCGTTTCTCAAGCTTCCCAGCTCGGCATACAAAGCTCTCGCCTTATGCGCACAAGCAGCGCATAACGAGAAATGGCTCACGCGATTTCTTCTCATTTCAAGAAACTGGTATTATGACATCAGCGCCACTATCCAAGCCTTTTCGTTCGTTCCGGCTCGCACGAGCGACTCCTTCGTCAAGAACATGTGCAATTGA